In Neodiprion virginianus isolate iyNeoVirg1 chromosome 6, iyNeoVirg1.1, whole genome shotgun sequence, the genomic window atatttcagatgaaatataatgacaattgccatcaaatattataaaagtgttttactcacccagcacaaatcctcgtcctcctcgtcctcctcctcgtccacctccgaccaccttcaaccacctcaggttatacctcgaatgctaataaatattttcagcgtaagaacaaatcaaaaataccgtgtaaggtttaatataatttttttatcgatatattttaccaaaaagattatgagaagattgtaaagttatagaaattttattagcggactgacaggtaccgaatttggggttgcgcgaaaaacgaattgaaataatttattgtaaacatgaaccaggaaccacggagcgcttatcctggaagtcgagaaattttattagcggactgacaggtaccgaatttggggttgcgcgaaaaacgaattgaaataatttattgtaagcatgaaccaggaaccacggagcgcttatcctggaagtcgagaaattttattagcggactgacaggtaccgaatttggggttgcgcgaaaaacgaattgaaataatttattgtaaacataaaccaggaaccacggagcgcttatcctggaagtcgagaaattttattagcggactgaaagggtaccgaatttggggttgcgcgaaaaacgaattggaataatttattgtaaacatgaaccaggaaccacggagcgcttatcccggaagtcgagaaattttattagcggactgacaggtaccgaatttggggttgcgcgaaaaacgaattgaaataatttattgtaaacatgaaccaggaaccacggagcgcttatcctggaagtcgagaaattttattagcggactgacaggtaccgaatttggggttgcgcgaaaaacgaattgaaataatttattgtaagcatgaaccaggaaccacggagcgcttatcctggaagtcgagaaattttattagcggactgacaggtaccgaatttggggttgcgcgaaaaacgaattgaaataatttattgtaaacataaaccaggaaccacggagcgcttatcctggaagtcgagaaattttattagcggactgaaagggtaccgaatttggggttgcgcgaaaaacgaattggaataatttattgtaaacatgaaccaggaaccacggagcgcttatcccggaagtcgagaaattttattagcggactgacaggtaccgaatttggggttgcgcgaaaaacgaattgaaataatttattgtaaacatgaaccaggaaccacggagcgcttatcctggaagtcgagaaattttattagcggactgacaggtaccgaatttggggttgcgcgaaaaacgaattgaaataatttattgtaaacataaaccaggaaccacggagcgcttatcctggaagtcgagaaattttattagcggactgacaggtaccgaatttggggttgcgcgaaaaacgaattggaataatttattgtaaacatgaaccaggaaccacggagcgcttatcccggaagtcgagaaattttattagcggactgacaggtaccgaatttggggttgcgcgaaaaacgaattgaaataatttattgtaaacatgaaccaggaaccacggagcgcttatcctggaagtcgagaaattttattagcggactgacaggtaccgaatttggggttgcgcgaaaaacgaattgaaataatttattgtaaacatgaaccaggaaccacggagcgcttatcccggaagtcgagaaattttattagcggactgacaggtaccgaatttggggttgcgcgaaaaacgaattgaaataatttattgtaaacatgaaccaggaaccacggagcgcttatcctggaagtcgagaaattttattagcggactgacaggtaccgaatttggggttgcgcgaaaaacgaattgaaataatttattgtaaacatgaaccaggaaccacggagcgcttatcccggaagtcgagaaattttattagcggactgacaggtaccgaatttggggttgcgcgaaaaacgaattgaaataatttattgtaaacatgaaccaggaaccacggagcgcctatcccggaagtcgagaaattttattagcggactgacaggtaccgaatttggggttgcgcgaaaaacgaattgaaataatttattgtaaacatgaaccaggaaccacggagcgcttatcctggaagtcgagaaattttattagcggactgacaggtaccgaatttggggttgcgcgaaaaacgaattgaaataatttattgtaaacatgaaccaggaaccacgcagcgcttatcctggaagtcgagaaattttattagcggactgacaggtaccgaatttggggttgcgcgaaaaacgaattgaaataatttattgtaaacatgaaccaggaaccacggagcgcttatcctggaagtcgagaaattttattagcggactgacaggtaccgaatttggggttgcgcgaaaaacgaattgaaataatttattgtcaacatgaaccaggaaccacggagcgcttatcctggaaatcgagaaattttattagcggactgacaggtaccgaatttggggttgcgcgaaaaacgaattgaaataatttattgtaaacatgaaccaggaaccacggagcgcttatcccggaagtcgagaaattttattagcggactgacaggtaccgaatttggggttgcgcgaaaaacgaattgaaataatttattgtaaacatgaaccaggaaccacggagcgcttatcctggaagtcgagaaattttattagcggactgacaggtaccgaatttggggttgcgcgaaaaacgaattgaaataatttattgtaaacatgaaccaggaaccacggagcgcttatcctggaagtcgagaaattttattagcggactgacagctaccgaatttggggttgcgcgaaaacgaattgaaataatttattgtaaacatgaaccaggaaccacggagcgcttatcctggaagtcgagaaattctattagcggactgacaggtaccgaatttggggttgcgcgaaaaacgaattgaaataatttattgtaaacatgaacgaggaaccacggagcgcttatcctggaagtcgagtttcaccgcgtagcggacccgaagcgcgggatccgggaggttgagaacccggtgctcgaaatacgtagcggacccgaagcgcgggatccgagaggttgagaacccggtactcgaagtttgcggagcgcgactctcaaccgtccgctctactgcgcggttgttaccagactgaggaactcggctggccgattttagattggtgacgtcactttccgaacatccgaaaattcaaactttggtttcgaactgtaatactaggtatgatgatgtatgatgtatgatgtatgatgtatgatgtatgatgtatgatgtatgatgtatgatgatatgatatgatgtataatgattttagtttccacatttcatacaagaaatacgcactttatctctcctgccgattccagactcaagcggccaggcccttcgatggtcagccgttgactgaagatatatccttcggttaacgggtcagctgataacgctgccgttctgcgacagttggatgatgaaaaattttgctcgtatctttcaaatgtgtgttaaaatacactcgaagtgttaagaagcttcgttctttctttccctatcacctttttaggtctttaaatcactagGCTGctttaaatactgtctcatatacggagaATCCATTttatctcgttcaaaattagtgcatccgtgatgtattacagttactctgaatttttttccatccgaatacttttcgaaaaacaattctgcttctctacccaacgtagatacttcactctcgactagctagaacagcgtttcgattatatgcctacgaaaattcacgatcgagagagcaaatgaaaagttgttggaataattatgaatactaatgttatggaatacatcgagcgcgtgtcgaatagaatcccatttcgaagtgaataattcttttcttttcatatcatagctaatctagtaatataggtaaataggatggttggaggtgttcggaaatggtaggacatttcaaaagttgaagtcgacgatgatccggtgcatcaattttatcgttacagattttcttttcccatgaggcatagaatattcaacaacgataatgcagtccttaaaattcatcattcatctctgtctggaaagctaattcgcaaggcgtggtattctagatatgtcaaaactaagctagcggcacgtgtttgcattattagaaaaatacccgtactctacatacactgtttctaatctattgctacatttggtttaatccccatgcttccacagtACGAACAgttggaaatgtttttgattatccataataaaataaaagaagtaacaaagctgaaaatttattgttgaagctttaatgaatacatcaaactgcggtcgaattcatttattatttgcacatgacctctgtatatttgataaattattcctaaatacattgaaacatatgtatttataatgaaatatcatgcaatgggctgtgtaaactataaactataatttctatcgaatagctgctcttatgtcaacagggctttgagactcagttaagttggatctagatttttgccatcgtatgtaggacattgggttacaagaacaaatgcgaattacgaacaACTCCGTATTAGGGAgaaggatattttagttcaagtatacctatacacagaaatccgtatgcgaatatactaaaacatctgtgtttattgtaaaaatctagttttaaacatgtgtatatatgtatatacacatgtatatgtatatatatatatatatatgtatatatttatatacacatgcataagtatacacatacatatatacacatacatgtacataaataattgccaagaaattagaaacactcacaacttgtcgcaaatagagtaaaacgtaaggttaataatatacaaattacacaagcgcaccataaaacgtggcaagggtaatcctagtgcagtgattgtataaactgaagaaatatacatttacatatacatgatataaattaatagactagaaaagagtatttagagagcttatctaattccgatcttgtcacaatagatcattaacataatcaatatacggttaaagcattttataaagaaatgtatagctacattcactattagagataatattttttatccatttttatagttatttaatttcttgtacaacaatttttcaaacttcaccgcaaaatgcccaacgagttctcgtagtgcaaatacgagtccaattaccttacagatggcattacattgatttttgccttctcgcgtcgagttataaatacagagaaatctcaatgagagctcatttctataagattgATTGCAGTGctatattcgtagctgtacctgatattctatattatatactgtcctaaattttaaacacacagcacaacaatggctgaaagcacaatggcaagaagTGAGGAGCAATCtgcatcttaataaatcttttcttctttatacgtagcacagcgatgtcacgtcggagaatatgtactagtggatcagtaggtggggcacagaactgaaacataattatgttgaaaatcttcaacatctcttacagaaagtaggtacgttgccagaacttatataccaacaatgaatattcatagaggctatattcataaatacttacaaaagtaagctaatattttacccgcaattgctcattactgataacttgatatgataatatcccctcccgccccccctcccctcccccctcacgacccaccccgccctacctacttctactcctatttCTACTCCGAGTCCTATTCCTACcactactcctacttctattcctatttctacatcttcccctgatcctactcctgatgCTGATTCTACTTCATCagatattgtaaaaatgtcaaactcaccgagcacgaatcctcgtcctccacctcgtccagctcgaccacttccaaccaccgccaaccacctcgggctatacctggaatagtaataaatattctcagtataggaacacattaaaaatattgtgtaaggattaatataattaattaattaattaataatataataaattttattagcgcatttataTCTACTGAATTTGTCCttgcgtgaaaaatgaatcgaaataatttaatgtaaacatgacaagtttgaaatattttagatgaaatataattacaattgccatcaaatattataaaagtgttttactcaccgagcacaaatcctcagCCACCTTCTTCTCCtagtcttcctcgtcctcctcgtcgtcgaCCTCCGACAACCTCCAACCACCACCAACCACCTCGGATTATACTTGAaatagtaataaattatttcagtataggaaaatatcaaaaatattgtgtaaggattaatataatcaattaattaattaattaataatataataaattttattagcgcattgatagctactgaatatgtgcttgcgcgaaaaatgaatcgaaataattcgatgtaaacatgacaagtttgaaatatacTAGATAAaacataattacaattgccatcaaatattataaaagtgttttactcacccagcacaaatcctcagCCACCTTCTTCTCCtagtcttcctcgtcctcctcctcgtcgacctccgaccaccttcaaccaccgccaaccacatcgaacaaccaccgataaccacctcgggttatacctggaatagtaataaatattctcagactaagaacacatcaaaaatattatgtcaggattattataattaattatttaatcaatgtgtaataaatttcattagcgcgTTTaaagctactgaatatgtgcttgcgtgaaaaatgaattgaaacaatttattgtaaacatgacaagtttgagatattttagataaaatataattacaattgccatcaaatattataaaagtgttttactcaccgagcacaaatcctcgtcctcctcgtccatcttgttctcctcgtcttcctcgttcTCCTCCGCGCcgacctccgaccaccttcaaccatcggcaaccacctccaacaaccaccgataaccacctcgggtatGCCTgcaatagtaataaatattttcagtatcagaacacatcaaaaatattgtgtaaggattaatataattaattaattactttatAACATCATGAATTCTATTAGCgcattcatagctactgaatttgtccttgcgcgaaaaatgaattgaaatacttTGTTTTaacatgacaagtttaaaaaattttacatcaaatataattacaattcctagtcaaggacctggacagccacaactacggagcgcttttCCTGGATGTCAAAATCCACCAGGGGAAGGACCTGGatagccagaactacggaaaattagtcctgaaggtcATAAGTCACTAGCTCAgggacctggacagccagaactacggagcgctcgTTCTGGAAATCGAATTTTCCCAGGTAGCGGGCCTGGAGcacagaaactacggagcgcttgtcctggaagtcaagttccaccaggtagcagacccggagcgcaggatcgAGAAGGTAGAaaacccggtactcgaaatctgcggagcgcgattctcatccgtccgctgTACTGCGCGGctgtttccagactgaggaattctgCTAGCcgatttcaaatcaattacgtcaagagaaaaaaaaatttgggtgacgtcactttctgaacatccgacatccaaactttggtttcgaactttagtactatgtatgatgatgtatgatgtacgatgtacgatgtatgatgatgtgatatgatgtataatgattttagttttcacatttcatacaaaaaatacgcactttatctctcctgccgattccagactcaagcggccaggcctTCACACTCGATCGAATCGTTGTCATATTGACCAAAAATTCAAGGGAAGCAGCCTCACTTTATTGCGAGTGAAAAATCTTATGtttcagaatcgatttgtGCGAATTTTCCCATACTAAATGAATTACCTAGAACCCAGAAGAGGCACGAAAACGAACGTTGAACTAACAGTAGAAGAATGAGTAACGAAATCTCTTGTTTCTCGGCCGTAACTCATGATCCGTGGCCGCATCGTATTCAGACTGTGCCCGGTTGCAACTAATAGGCTGCAACGCTATCAATCAGTTGCcttcttatacatatatagaggTAGTCCAGagaatatcttgaaagttAGCACTCGGTCACCGCCGACTCAACACCACTCAAGTTTTTCGTCTGTTTCTCGCAGGCTGGCTATCCCATCTTTAATTTTAAACTGTCAAAGTTCGTAAAATGATTGCatcgacaacgacgacgattatgttttcattttatttatggGGCATTCCTTGTCAATACataatcgtcgtcgtcgtcgatgcAATAATTTTACAGCCTTTGACAGTTTAAAATTAAAGATGGGATGGCCAGTCTGCGAGAAACAGACGAAGAACTTGAGTGGTGCCGAGTCGGCGGTGACCGAGTGCAaactttcaagatattctCTCGGTATATAGTTATACAAAGATGCTCTGTAGGTAGAGCTAAGTAGTCAAGGCATAATGCGTACATGAATCAATgatgttaaaatttcatgtatttctaaaactattttctaaaaactccgagttttttattttgtctcgtactctttgaaattttgataaactaGTTTGAATTTGCGCTACTTTACTCGTGATTTCTTACAGCCGAACAAAACGCTGAAAATACGGTAAATAATACGCCGTTTGATCTTGTTGACTAACTTTATTAGAAATGTTCATCAGAatacattgattttttttttgtggatAATGTTCACGATCAGCTCGTAGATATTTAATTAAGTATTCCGAACCGACAATCATTAAAGTGATACACCGAATGTTACAATCATCGatcgaataaatttaacaGCTGAGACTTCTATAATTTTCAAGacattgtttttgaattaccGGCCAGTTAATCCAGTGAGAATCCTATAAACGGCATTTTAGGCGCAAAATGTTTGGGctcaaaaaatgtcaaaaaaggaaggcttacccctttgaagtttttcagcaaaattttCCCGACTTCGGGAAACATCGATTGTTTCAGCTGCTATAGCAATGTAATTTTGCGGAAAAATTGTTTGTGAATTGTCTTAAGTCATTGCGGCAGCTattaaaaagttacagctaaagaacgaacgaattttGTTGTATATCTACACGTTTCGATCTTTCGGTAATCGGGAAGTCTTGTTTGAATTCCTGAAAATGCAATTAGTGGGGAAATGGTTCTAAAAATCGCTTCTAATATCAAAAGCGTCAAAAAACACGAAAGAGGAAGACTTACCTTTCGATATTTTGAGTGCAATTTTTTCTGATTCCGAAACATGTTGAAATTAGTTTACTCAGACgctatatcgacgtaattttgcgagtcAAAACGATTGCAAGTAATTAATCCCAAGTCGCTGAGATGAGTACTCAGAAGTCCCGGTCGCAAAGCTTCGAAATTCCGTTACACTTTACTATTTTCACAGTTGCTTATCTCGTGATTTTTTGGCCGGCATTGTTGAGTTCTTTAGGATGCAGTTGTTAGATTTTTTGGGATCTAAAGGTCGCAATAAAGGAAGGCTCACCCGTCAAGGAAAACTTACATCGACTTACCAGCGGAATTGAATACAAAACCGACAACCTTATTAAAAATAACTTTGAGAGATTCTTTTATAGAACAGGGATTACAATACTATGATAAATTAATGCACACAATCTGTCGtggtaattttgcgagagaagaCGATTGCACATCGTCTCATGTCCGGAGTATCTTTGTACCTTTCCGTTTGGCCTTTTCGCTTCAGAATCCAACATTCTAGCAATTGCAAAAATAGAGAAATTGTTTTAACACAAATTAATAGGATCTATTAGAAGCGCTTTCAAAGAAAGCTTGAATCATTTTAGGCAACCTGTAAAAACTCAACAGTAAGGTTTGTAGGTCAATTCGATTGTGACGCTGGTaggtaatttttacaagttgtATTTCAGCGGCCAATCATTTCGTAACGCGTTTCCAACTTTGCAATGGTCGTTCTCATAATTCATGTAAGATGTTCATCAAAGTTCGTAAACATATTGAAAGTGCGGATTGGTTCAATCGCGAAAAAATACATCTTAATTTCATGTACGTACGTTGGAAGAACAAAAACGTTAAATTAGTTGGGAATGCATGCGTCTCTAACGGAAATTCTGTTAACGTTAGACGGAAAAAATGCACAAAACCAAACGGAAACTTTTATGTACATGATACAAACCGAAGTGCTGAATGTTTCTACGTGTTTCTACACAGTTTGGTGCATCAGCTGCCTCCAATGCAATTTTTACCAAGATTAGTATATGTTTTATTATGACGACTATCTGAAAATTCATATATCCATCTGACCTCGTGAAATCACTTGATGTAGTACTGTAATAAGAAAACTGTTGCAcattgaatatgaaaaatgtacCTTCTCTTGCATGAAAGTATTTACAGGGTGTCTACTGCTCTTTAAATATCCTCAAATCATAGAATTAGgctggaaaataaaaattgctcCTCAAGTCCTGGAATATTTTGATTTAACCTGGAGAAGTTGACATAGtacatttttaattgaaaactgCGATAGCAATTCACTCTATACTTGATACAACTCCTAACCAACTTATCTTATCCTTCAAAATccataagaaaataaaattaaggtCCTggcatttttcaataaattttcccGGAAACTCATCGAATCCAAATTCGATATTACAGTAAACACCCTGTATTTGCAAGATCACTCACGTGAAACGGAAAAGCAAAAGTGAAGATGCATTTGTTTATTAACCTTATGTAATATccgtttcaaatattttcaattacaatattatataataattaataataataataatcgtaataataataataataataataataataataataataataataaatgacaATGTGTACATGTTAGATTACAGAACTGTTTGgagcgtttattattatttttttttctatataagTCAGTTGCTTTCTGCATtctcatatattttttttcctatttcacGGCTTGCAATTGTAGCTTGAGATTATAAAGGGTCCTTCTCAAATTCCAGGTGCTCGCCGTTTTTCAGATATATCAGTCATATAGTAGTATATTTTCTGAACACAATGTTTTACACTTGACGTTAGGAAACTTATGTTACCTTGCACTGACCATGACCAGTTCCGAAATATCTGTCTAACATTATAAAGAACCTATTAACCTCGTGGAACTTCAATAACAGATTTACAATGCGAAGCTGTATTGTAATATGTTATTTAAttggtttttaaaaatatgacaaaTGCAGGATAAGGATTAGTAGTTCATACATGGTCGAACTCTGAATGAACTTTTATACACACGCTTTCAAAAAAACTCTTCGGTTGTATCCAACGGCATGCTACAAGTTTTTTCTATGTGGGAATAGTGGTTATTATTTACAATGCGAATTTATTCTAAATAACATTTGTAGTGATGATGTCATTAAAACtcttattgtttgaaaaaatatctcttcCGGAGTGCAAACCTTGCTATTTACTCCAATCGTATTAATTTGTAGTAGTGTCTGTGAAGC contains:
- the LOC124307967 gene encoding uncharacterized protein LOC124307967 produces the protein MDEEDEDLCSYNPRWLVVVGGCRRSTTRRTRKTRRRRWLRICARYSPRWLAVVGSGRAGRGGGRGFVLGEFDIFTISDEVESASGVGSGEDVEIGIEVGVVVGIGLGVEIGVEVYLN